A part of Chiloscyllium punctatum isolate Juve2018m chromosome 27, sChiPun1.3, whole genome shotgun sequence genomic DNA contains:
- the LOC140453366 gene encoding uncharacterized protein, with product MEPNSQHWNCYRKPGGARHLPASQRSELLDHVENRHRGPASLGKRPGDTESQIQGGPTSSGSRLDLTRTRHKAHQTNLGTTSDLAVTRGTRYLPASQRPNQSNRIENHHRSLTSSGARPDLTVTRGTRHLQACRRANQLDCVENKYRGLTTSGTRLDLTETRHGGNPTRQTARPPGALAAATNSQDPTKCTHLPSGMVDSPHQFSDLTRSSHQPRKRGRRAGLQVRLKQRGFKSPLPSIFLTNIQAIESKLDELKARLIYQREFRDCCVLCFTDTWLSPAISDCALQPEGFSVHRMDRKMSSGKARGGGVCLLINNSWCSDVATLASYCSPDLEYLTVKCRPYYLPREFTCAILTAVYIPPHAEVQSALHEIYTVTNRLSTKYPEALFIIAGDFNQANLKSVLPKYHQHVSCPTKGPNILDHCYTNIKDAYRSIPRPHFGKSDRTAVFLLPAYKQKLKREDPVQKVVQCWSDGTDELLQDCFESVDWSIFKNSATNLNEYATTVTDFISKCVEDCVPKKLIRVFPNQKPWMNSEIHSLLKSRSEAFKSGDPDLYKKSRYDLRKAIRDAKRQYQTKLESQTNHMNISHLWQGLHDLIGYKAKSNRIASSNTSLSNEHNAFYACSEQKISETLSTAPIVSGAPVPTITAADVRSAFLKVNPQKVTGPDGIPGRALTSCADQLAGVFADIFNLSLLQSEVPICFKKTTVTPMPKENEAACVNDYHPVTLTSVILKCFERLVMAHINSSLPDCRDPLQFIYRRNRPTTDAASLGLHSPLERLDNYIRLIDYRPAFNTIIPIKLLSKL from the coding sequence ATGGAGCCCAACAGCCAACATTGGAACTGTTACCGCAAGCCTGGAGGGGCCAGACATTTACCGGCTTCTCAAAGATCCGAGTTACTGGACCATGTGGAGAACAGACATCGAGGCCCAGCcagcctgggaaaaagacctggcGACACGGAAAGCCAAATTCAAGGAGGCCCAACCAGTTCAGGGTCAAGACTTGACCTCACGAGGACCCGACATAAAGCACACCAGACCAACCTGGGAACAACATCTGACCTTGCAGTGACCCGAGGGACCAGATACTTACCGGCTTCTCAAAGGCCGAACCAATCCAACCGCATAGAGAACCATCACCGAAGCCTGACCAGTTCGGGAGCAAGACCTGACCTCACGGTGACTCGAGGGACCAGACACCTACAGGCATGTCGGAGGGCCAACCAACTCGACTGTGTGGAAAACAAATACCGAGGCCTGACCACTTCGGGAACAAGACTTGACCTCACGGAGACCCGACATGGAGGAAACCCAACCAGACAAACTGCAAGGCCCCCTGGAGCACTAGCGGCTGCGACAAATTCCCAGGACCCCACCAAATGCACCCACTTACCTTCTGGAATGGTAGACAGCCCTCACCAATTCTCAGACTTGACCAGAAGCAGCCACCAACCCAGGAAACGGGGAAGACGTGCTGGTCTACAGGTGAGACTGAAACAACGTGGTTTCAAGTCTCCCCTCCCCAGTATATTCCTGACAAATATCCAAGCTATTGAAAGCAAGCTAGATGAACTTAAAGCAAGACTCATCTACCAAAGAGAAttcagagactgctgtgtgctcTGTTTCACGGATACATGGCTCAGTCCTGCTATTTCTGACTGTGCCTTACAACCTGAGGGTTTCTCAGTTCACCGGATGGACCGCAAGATGTCCTCTGGCAAGGCAAGGGGCGGAGGAGTCTGCCTCCTAATTAATAATTCTTGGTGCTCAGACGTGGCGACCCTGGCGAGTTACTGCTCCCCAGACCTGGAATATCTAACGGTGAAGTGCCGTCCCTATTACCTGCCACGGGAGTTCACCTGTGCTATCCTGACAGCAGTTTACATCCCACCCCATGCAGAAGTGCAGAGTGCACTTCATGAAATATACACCGTTACAAATAGACTTAGCACGAAATACCCCGAGGCCTTGTTCATTATAGCTGGTGACTTCAACCAGGCCAATCTCAAAAGTGTCCTACCAAAATACCACCAACACGTCTCCTGTCCTACCAAAGGTCCAAACATCCTTGACCATTGCTACACAAACATCAAAGATGCTTACCGTTCCATACCCCGCCcacattttggaaaatcagacCGTACTGCTGTGTTCCTTCTCCCAGCTTACAAGCAGAAACTGAAGCGTGAGGACCCAGTGCAGAAAGTCGTGCAGTGCTGGTCTGATGGGACGGATGAGCTCTTACAAGACTGCTTCGAATCAGTGGACTGGTCCATATTCAAGAACTCAGCGACCAACCTAAATGAGTATGCCACTACTGTTACAGACTTCATCAGTAAGTGTGTAGAAGACTGCGTGCCAAAGAAGTTAATCCGAGTGTTCCCCAATCAGAAACCATGGATGAACTCGGAGATCCACTCTCTACTGAAGTCCAGGTCTGAGGCGTTCAAATCTGGTGACCCTGACCTATACAAGAAATCAAGGTATGACCTTCGTAAAGCCATCAGAGATGCCAAGAGACAGTATCAGACTAAGCTAGAGTCCCAAACTAACCACATGAACATTTCACATTTGTGGCAAGGCCTACATGACTTAATAGGCTACAAAGCAAAGTCAAATAGAATTGCTAGCAGCAATACATCCCTTTCCAATGAACATAATGCATTTTATGCTTGTTCTGAACAGAAGATCAGTGAAACGCTGTCCACTGCACCGATAGTCTCGGGTGCACCTGTACCCACAATCACTGCTGCAGACGTTAGATCAGCCTTTTTAAAAGTGAACCCACAGAAAGTGACTGGCCCCGATGGAATCCCTGGCCGTGCACTCACATCTTGTGCAGACCAACTTGCGGGAGTATTCGCAGACATCTTTAACCTTTCCTTGCTACAATCTGAAGTCCCCATCTGTTTCAAGAAGACCACTGTCACCCCGATGCCAAAGGAAAATGAAGCAGCATGTGTCAATGACTACCACCCGGTGACACTGACATCCGTAAttctgaagtgctttgagaggttagtcatggctcacatcaactcaAGCCTCCCAGATTGCCGTGATCCTTTACAATTCATCTATCGTCGCAACAGGCCCACGACAGATGCCGCATCCTTGGGCCTACACTCACCCCTTGAACGTCTGGATAACTACATCAGACTTATTGACTACAGGCcagccttcaacaccataattccaatcaAACTCCTGTCTAAACTCTGA